A genomic segment from Fusarium fujikuroi IMI 58289 draft genome, chromosome FFUJ_chr04 encodes:
- a CDS encoding uncharacterized protein (reviewed:yes 1) yields MTRVKPGQRQRARAPKTSVHKETNELQEVKCDEARPACTRCTSTGRKCDGYQTDTPSPPAASSSSAVSSPTSVVSTYSTQPEARSFQFFIEKTLVNFQTFFEDDLWNRRVLQVAQSTDCIRHAIVALAYYHELYLTHEQWRSLESVSALKHYNLAIKELLNPSPNTSSQAHILVLSCLIFICIELLHGKTDSTIGLFRYGCAMIRQFRRTFSINRSHGSRTKSDVEATFSLADACFRRIAVQLLMLMGDVDVGIWSSYHETFSNTPPPPETSFSSLSDAREAILELLVEQASPGLKGKPIYETVSHATKVEQWGQSFDSLLTELKNGHKSLSIGEQRAIALLQLHRKYLEINVAKYLHGQGNPCFWDRFTAEFDEIVNCAATAAGLDESYTQKNWAKDSPSEAYFHVDLGYTSVLVSVIARCRDPSVRRRAIAVMLAERVQEGVFNGTQSARVGARVMELEEARSGREVRRSSDIPETARVRTIRVHLLGPENKKVKMVYGFDRGYWEEVREMAE; encoded by the exons ATGACTCGTGTAAAACCAGGACAAAGACAGCGTGCTAGAGCGCCGAAA ACGAGTGTGCATAAGGAGACTAACGAACTGCAGGA GGTCAAATGTGACGAAGCTCGTCCAGCCTGTACGAGAT GTACATCCACTGGTCGGAAATGTGATGGTTATCAGACCGATACACCTAGCCCCCCAGctgcctcatcctcatcggctGTGTCCTCCCCAACCTCTGTCGTCTCCACATATAGCACTCAACCTGAGGCACGATCATTCCAGTTCTTCATCGAAAAAACCCTGGTAAACTTCCAGACCTTTTTCGAAGATGATCTTTGGAATAGAAGAGTTCTCCAAGTAGCTCAGTCCACAGACTGTATAAGACATGCTATCGTCGCCTTGGCCTATTATCATGAGCTCTATCTTACTCATGAACAGTGGCGGAGTCTTGAGTCTGTTTCGGCACTGAAACACTACAATCTTGCTATCAAGGAACTTCTCAACCCATCACCTAACACTTCATCACAAGCCCACATCCTTGTGCTCTCATGTTTGATTTTCATCTGCATTGAG cttcttcatggaAAGACTGACTCTACCATTGGCCTATTCCGCTATGGCTGTGCCATGATCCGGCAGTTCAGAAGAACTTTCTCGATCAACAGAAGCCACGGCTCACGCACGAAGTCTGACGTCGAAGCGACCTTCAGTCTTGCAGATGCCTGCTTCAGACGTATTGCGGTACAACTCCTTATG CTCATGGGGGATGTTGATGTAGGTATTTGGTCATCATACCATGAGACCTTCAGCAATACACCTCCGCCTCCTGAAACTTCATTTTCATCCCTTTCTGACGCAAGAGAAGCCATTCTGGAGCTCCTTGTTGAGCAAGCCAGTCCTGGTCTGAAGGGAAAGCCAATATACGAAACAGTCTCACACGCTACAAAGGTCGAGCAGTGGGGCCAGTCGTTTGATAGTCTGTTGACTGAGCTTAAGAACGGTCACAAAAGTTTGAGTATTGGTGAACAACGAGCAATCGCCCTGCTACAGCTTCATCGAAAGTACCTGGAGATTAATGTTGCGAAGTACCTGCACGGTCAAGGTAACCCTTGCTTTTGGGATCGTTTCACGGCCGAATTTGACGAGATTGTCAACTGCGCAGCCACGGCAGCTGGGCTTGACGAGAGCTACACCCAAAAAAACTGGGCCAAAGACTCTCCCTCCGAGGCATACTTTCATGTCGATCTTGGGTATACGTCAGTTCTAGTCTCAGTCATAGCACGATGTCGCGACCCGTCTGTTCGAAGAAGGGCCATCGCAGTCATGCTAGCAGAACGTGTACAAGAAGGAGTGTTCAATGGAACCCAGTCAGCCAGAGTAGGGGCGAGAGTGATGGAACTTGAAGAGGCCAGGAGTGGGAGAGAAGTAAGACGTAGTAGTGATATACCGGAAACCGCGAGAGTGAGGACTATTCGTGTGCATTTGCTAGGGCCTGAAAATaagaaggtgaagatggtgtATGGGTTTGACCGGGGATATTGGGAGGAGGTTAGAGAGATGGCTGAATAG
- a CDS encoding related to capsule polysaccharide biosynthesis protein, with protein MIKFTIPKCATGLREIDPSLLDLRPESEIIAQLQAYQPITSEKNVWAVWDKGFYAMYPSHQQTVINWVRRLGPSWTVRLVDFVEGSPNNIFKYVGKEWFPETFVNKTMDGKHAPQHAADLARLPLIYEHGGVWMDVSNMLHIHLDTLFWDHISSPDTPYEMAAWIITGQIRAKWGDFGNFMLAARKNCEFIKNWHKGYKELWKGRTNVDGFHKHPLIAEIGLAEGLANPEDENQIYFMTDYVSQMVIGDRTRNLVDYTTGFDGREFWEKKVFMVEGIENGILGALKTNLDGQKQADYFLTRLDEPDLDKRSEAEAFMVEMLEKSHMYKMYHNSMGDRPALGDLVKKKENHDITHRPGTFGELYRYGTVHWEPTREVVRLVPQRNGDEIIKGTPTKTAAQFSISILERQRLHDMDGLYTAY; from the coding sequence ATGATCAAATTCACAATCCCCAAGTGCGCTACAGGCCTGCGCGAAATCGATCCTTCACTATTAGATCTCCGCCCCGAATCTGAAATCATCGCTCAGCTCCAAGCATATCAACCCATCACCTCGGAGAAGAATGTCTGGGCAGTATGGGACAAAGGCTTCTACGCCATGTACCCCAGCCATCAACAGACAGTGATCAACTGGGTCAGACGCCTCGGTCCTTCTTGGACCGTCCGTCTGGTAGACTTCGTCGAAGGCTCGCCTAACAACATTTTCAAGTATGTTGGCAAAGAGTGGTTTCCAGAAACCTTTGTCAATAAAACCATGGATGGAAAACATGCACCTCAACATGCAGCGGACCTTGCTCGCTTGCCTCTTATTTACGAACATGGAGGAGTTTGGATGGACGTTAGCAATATGCTGCATATCCATCTTGACACGCTGTTCTGGGATCACATTTCATCACCCGATACGCCTTATGAAATGGCCGCCTGGATTATCACAGGGCAAATTAGAGCCAAATGGGGTGACTTTGGCAATTTCATGCTCGCTGCTCGCAAGAACTGCGAGTTTATCAAGAACTGGCACAAAGGGTACAAAGAGCTCTGGAAGGGCCGAACCAATGTCGATGGATTTCACAAGCATCCTCTCATCGCTGAGATCGGTCTCGCTGAAGGCCTTGCAAAtcctgaggatgagaatCAGATCTACTTCATGACAGACTATGTCTCTCAGATGGTCATTGGTGACCGCACCCGCAACCTTGTCGATTACACCACCGGCTTCGACGGTCGTGAATtctgggagaagaaggtcttcATGGTAGAGGGCATCGAAAACGGTATTCTCGGTGCTCTCAAGACCAACCTCGATGGTCAAAAGCAAGCCGACTATTTCCTCACCCGCCTTGATGAGCCCGATCTCGACAAGAGAAGTGAAGCCGAAGCGTTTATGGTGGAGATGCTCGAGAAGAGTCACATGTACAAGATGTATCACAACTCAATGGGTGATCGTCCAGCTTTAGGCGATCTTGTCAAAAAGAAGGAGAATCACGATATCACACATCGTCCTGGGACTTTTGGCGAGTTGTATCGATACGGAACTGTGCATTGGGAACCAACCAGAGAGGTTGTGAGATTGGTGCCACAGAGAAATGGAGACGAAATTATCAAGGGTACTCCTACGAAAACTGCTGCTCAATTCAGCATTAGTATACTAGAGAGGCAAAGACTCCACGACATGGACGGATTATATACGGCTTATTAG